In Ovis aries strain OAR_USU_Benz2616 breed Rambouillet chromosome 14, ARS-UI_Ramb_v3.0, whole genome shotgun sequence, a single genomic region encodes these proteins:
- the MAMSTR gene encoding MEF2-activating motif and SAP domain-containing transcriptional regulator isoform X2: MTLAASSQRSQIIRSKFRSVLQLRIHRRYQDPTLSGSFTASPVLDPDPWISAADPALALAPASALGPAPFLFNPEVLLPEPKPYPWRSLKKESPKTSQHWREPKPKGNLTYHQYIPPEPRQGCRADPQVEGSPLDPPGPPLWEGTASQQPPPRMKPTPLTPSPPGVPSPSTLPHKLELQTLKLEELTVSELRQQLRLRGLPVSGTKSMLLERMRGGAPPRERPKARREDSAAGAPWPRFRPKTLGAARSACSFKLSPTSHSPRASETLVTASASAPVPVATTAQAPTPTPAPVPVSSSAPASTALTLEEELQEAIRRAQLLPHRGIDDILEDQVEPEDPLPAIPLDFPGSFDMLSPSPDSEGLSSVFSSSLPSPTNSPSPSLRGPTDSLDWLEALSGGPSLGCGPPAPSIFSADLSDSSGTRLWDLLEDPW, from the exons ATGACCCTGGCGGCTTCCTCCCAGCGCTCCCAAATCATTCGGTCCAAGTTCCGATCTG TCCTTCAGCTTCGGATCCACAGACGGTATCAGGACCCGA CCCTCTCAGGGTCCTTCACCGCCTCTCCAGTCTTGGATCCTGATCCATGGATCTCAGCTGCAGATCCGGCTCTGGCTCTGGCCCCTGCCTCCGCATTGGGCCCAGCCCCTTTCCTCTTCAACCCTGAAGTCCTTCTTCCTGAGCCGAAACCCTACCCTTGGAGGTCCCTGAAGAAG GAGTCTCCCAAGACCTCCCAACACTGGAGGGAGCCCAAGCCCAAGGGGAACTTGACATACCACCAATACATACCCCCAGAGCCAAGACAAGGGTGCAGGGCAGACCCCCAGGTTGAAGGGTCGCCCTTGGATCCCCCTGGACCGCCTCTGTGGGAAGGGACAGCCTCTCAGCAGCCACCTCCTAG GATGAAGCCCACACCCCTCACTCCCTCCCCACCAGGAGTCCCCAGCCCCTCGACCCTGCCACATAAGTTGGAACTTCAGACCCTCAAACTGGAGGAGCTGACG GTCTCAGAGCTCCGGCAGCAGCTGCGGCTGCGGGGCCTCCCGGTGTCTGGGACCAAGTCAATGCTTCTGGAGCGCATGCGCGGCGGCGCCCCGCCCCGCGAACGGCCGAAGGCTCGGCGCGAGGACAGCGCAGCGGGCGCCCCCTGGCCTCGCTTCAGGCCCAAGACTTTGGGAGCCGCCCGGAGTGCGTGCTCG TTCAAGCTGAGTCCAACATCTCATTCGCCACGTGCCTCGGAAACCCTGGTGACTGCTTCGGCTTCGGCTCCGGTTCCGGTTGCGACGACGGCTCAGGCTCCAACTCCAACTCCAGCTCCAGTGCCAGTCTCTTCCTCAGCACCGGCCTCAACAGCCCtgaccctggaggaggagctgcagGAAGCGATCCGCAGAGCGCAG CTGCTTCCGCACCGGGGCATCGATGACATCCTGGAGGATCAGGTGGAGCCTGAGG ACCCGCTGCCCGCCATCCCCTTGGACTTCCCCGGCTCCTTCGACATGTTGTCCCCCTCCCCGGACTCTGAAGGCCTTTCTTCTGTCTTCTCTTCCTCACTTCCGTCCCCCACGAATTCCCCGTCCCCCTCTCTCAGGGGCCCAACGGACTCCTTGGATTGGCTGGAGGCTCTGAGTGGGGGTCCCTCGCTGGGCTGtggccccccagcccccagcattTTCTCTGCTGACTTATCTGATTCCAGTGGCACCAGGCTGTGGGACCTGCTGGAGGATCCATGGTGA
- the MAMSTR gene encoding MEF2-activating motif and SAP domain-containing transcriptional regulator isoform X3 gives MGAGHTCPANNCSSHSPARPGSWTLPSRLSPPTPSTVLQLRIHRRYQDPTLSGSFTASPVLDPDPWISAADPALALAPASALGPAPFLFNPEVLLPEPKPYPWRSLKKESPKTSQHWREPKPKGNLTYHQYIPPEPRQGCRADPQVEGSPLDPPGPPLWEGTASQQPPPRMKPTPLTPSPPGVPSPSTLPHKLELQTLKLEELTVSELRQQLRLRGLPVSGTKSMLLERMRGGAPPRERPKARREDSAAGAPWPRFRPKTLGAARSACSFKLSPTSHSPRASETLVTASASAPVPVATTAQAPTPTPAPVPVSSSAPASTALTLEEELQEAIRRAQLLPHRGIDDILEDQVEPEGYQRY, from the exons ATGGGGGCTGGACACACATGTCCCGCCAACAACTGCAGCTCACACTCGCCTGCCAGGCCAGGCTCTTGGACACTCCCTTCCCgcctctctcctcccactccTTCCACAGTCCTTCAGCTTCGGATCCACAGACGGTATCAGGACCCGA CCCTCTCAGGGTCCTTCACCGCCTCTCCAGTCTTGGATCCTGATCCATGGATCTCAGCTGCAGATCCGGCTCTGGCTCTGGCCCCTGCCTCCGCATTGGGCCCAGCCCCTTTCCTCTTCAACCCTGAAGTCCTTCTTCCTGAGCCGAAACCCTACCCTTGGAGGTCCCTGAAGAAG GAGTCTCCCAAGACCTCCCAACACTGGAGGGAGCCCAAGCCCAAGGGGAACTTGACATACCACCAATACATACCCCCAGAGCCAAGACAAGGGTGCAGGGCAGACCCCCAGGTTGAAGGGTCGCCCTTGGATCCCCCTGGACCGCCTCTGTGGGAAGGGACAGCCTCTCAGCAGCCACCTCCTAG GATGAAGCCCACACCCCTCACTCCCTCCCCACCAGGAGTCCCCAGCCCCTCGACCCTGCCACATAAGTTGGAACTTCAGACCCTCAAACTGGAGGAGCTGACG GTCTCAGAGCTCCGGCAGCAGCTGCGGCTGCGGGGCCTCCCGGTGTCTGGGACCAAGTCAATGCTTCTGGAGCGCATGCGCGGCGGCGCCCCGCCCCGCGAACGGCCGAAGGCTCGGCGCGAGGACAGCGCAGCGGGCGCCCCCTGGCCTCGCTTCAGGCCCAAGACTTTGGGAGCCGCCCGGAGTGCGTGCTCG TTCAAGCTGAGTCCAACATCTCATTCGCCACGTGCCTCGGAAACCCTGGTGACTGCTTCGGCTTCGGCTCCGGTTCCGGTTGCGACGACGGCTCAGGCTCCAACTCCAACTCCAGCTCCAGTGCCAGTCTCTTCCTCAGCACCGGCCTCAACAGCCCtgaccctggaggaggagctgcagGAAGCGATCCGCAGAGCGCAG CTGCTTCCGCACCGGGGCATCGATGACATCCTGGAGGATCAGGTGGAGCCTGAGG
- the MAMSTR gene encoding MEF2-activating motif and SAP domain-containing transcriptional regulator isoform X1 has product MGAGHTCPANNCSSHSPARPGSWTLPSRLSPPTPSTVLQLRIHRRYQDPTLSGSFTASPVLDPDPWISAADPALALAPASALGPAPFLFNPEVLLPEPKPYPWRSLKKESPKTSQHWREPKPKGNLTYHQYIPPEPRQGCRADPQVEGSPLDPPGPPLWEGTASQQPPPRMKPTPLTPSPPGVPSPSTLPHKLELQTLKLEELTVSELRQQLRLRGLPVSGTKSMLLERMRGGAPPRERPKARREDSAAGAPWPRFRPKTLGAARSACSFKLSPTSHSPRASETLVTASASAPVPVATTAQAPTPTPAPVPVSSSAPASTALTLEEELQEAIRRAQLLPHRGIDDILEDQVEPEDPLPAIPLDFPGSFDMLSPSPDSEGLSSVFSSSLPSPTNSPSPSLRGPTDSLDWLEALSGGPSLGCGPPAPSIFSADLSDSSGTRLWDLLEDPW; this is encoded by the exons ATGGGGGCTGGACACACATGTCCCGCCAACAACTGCAGCTCACACTCGCCTGCCAGGCCAGGCTCTTGGACACTCCCTTCCCgcctctctcctcccactccTTCCACAGTCCTTCAGCTTCGGATCCACAGACGGTATCAGGACCCGA CCCTCTCAGGGTCCTTCACCGCCTCTCCAGTCTTGGATCCTGATCCATGGATCTCAGCTGCAGATCCGGCTCTGGCTCTGGCCCCTGCCTCCGCATTGGGCCCAGCCCCTTTCCTCTTCAACCCTGAAGTCCTTCTTCCTGAGCCGAAACCCTACCCTTGGAGGTCCCTGAAGAAG GAGTCTCCCAAGACCTCCCAACACTGGAGGGAGCCCAAGCCCAAGGGGAACTTGACATACCACCAATACATACCCCCAGAGCCAAGACAAGGGTGCAGGGCAGACCCCCAGGTTGAAGGGTCGCCCTTGGATCCCCCTGGACCGCCTCTGTGGGAAGGGACAGCCTCTCAGCAGCCACCTCCTAG GATGAAGCCCACACCCCTCACTCCCTCCCCACCAGGAGTCCCCAGCCCCTCGACCCTGCCACATAAGTTGGAACTTCAGACCCTCAAACTGGAGGAGCTGACG GTCTCAGAGCTCCGGCAGCAGCTGCGGCTGCGGGGCCTCCCGGTGTCTGGGACCAAGTCAATGCTTCTGGAGCGCATGCGCGGCGGCGCCCCGCCCCGCGAACGGCCGAAGGCTCGGCGCGAGGACAGCGCAGCGGGCGCCCCCTGGCCTCGCTTCAGGCCCAAGACTTTGGGAGCCGCCCGGAGTGCGTGCTCG TTCAAGCTGAGTCCAACATCTCATTCGCCACGTGCCTCGGAAACCCTGGTGACTGCTTCGGCTTCGGCTCCGGTTCCGGTTGCGACGACGGCTCAGGCTCCAACTCCAACTCCAGCTCCAGTGCCAGTCTCTTCCTCAGCACCGGCCTCAACAGCCCtgaccctggaggaggagctgcagGAAGCGATCCGCAGAGCGCAG CTGCTTCCGCACCGGGGCATCGATGACATCCTGGAGGATCAGGTGGAGCCTGAGG ACCCGCTGCCCGCCATCCCCTTGGACTTCCCCGGCTCCTTCGACATGTTGTCCCCCTCCCCGGACTCTGAAGGCCTTTCTTCTGTCTTCTCTTCCTCACTTCCGTCCCCCACGAATTCCCCGTCCCCCTCTCTCAGGGGCCCAACGGACTCCTTGGATTGGCTGGAGGCTCTGAGTGGGGGTCCCTCGCTGGGCTGtggccccccagcccccagcattTTCTCTGCTGACTTATCTGATTCCAGTGGCACCAGGCTGTGGGACCTGCTGGAGGATCCATGGTGA